The sequence below is a genomic window from Verrucomicrobiia bacterium.
GTTATTCAGGCGTCCTCAACGTCACCAATGTCGGCCCGACCCTGCATGTGAACGATAAATTCCAGTTGTTCCCCTCAGCGGTCACGACTTTCAGCGGGGTTAATATCGCCACCACTGATGCCGGTGGATTGGTTTATACGTGGCAAAACAATGTGGCGATTGACGGCTCCATCAAAGTGCTCACGGTCGTCAATCCGGTGAACACAAATCCCGCGCCGATCGGCGTGCTTCGGGTTGGAAATACATTGACGCTCTCGTGGCCGACGAACCAACTCGGCTGGCGGTTGGAGTCCCAAACCAATTCGATGGGTGTGGGAATCACAACCAACTGGCTCACGGTGCCCGGCTCGGCGAGCGTAACTTCCACAAACTTCACCATCGGTACCAGCAGCAATGTGTTTTTCCGGCTGGTTTACCCATAGGAAAAATATTTGGCGGCGGTCAGGAAATGATCGCCGCCATTTTGCAGGCTCATGCGGTGACACGGGGATGTTTGGGTTGAGCATCCCCGTGTAACCATCGCGAAAAAATAAAGATTTAAATTTCAGATTCAACCAGCGGTAAAAATATTTAACCTGATTACGGAGAGGTAACATGATATTTCAATTGAATCGCGGTCACGAAAATCTTCAGACAAACAGGGATTTAAATTTAAATCGGTTGGCAGGCAGGGAACGGGCGAGAGTGGTTGCGGGGGCGTTCACGCTCATCGAATTGTTGGTGGTGATTGCCATCATTGCCATCCTTGCGGGACTGCTGCTGCCGGCGCTGGCAAAGGCCAAGCAAAAAGCTCTCAAGACGCAGTGTCTCAATGACGTGAAGCAGATTTCCCTGGGCTTTCTGCTCTACGTGGATGATTATGCCGGTATCATGCCAGCCGATGCTTCACGCGGCGCCGGCTGGCACACGGAAGACTGGATTTACTGGAATGGCCAGCCCTTTGCCAACGGCCAGATAGCAAGGGAAATAAGGACGGCAAATTCGACGAACATTTTCCGTTGCCCCATGGACAAGGACAATTCGGGACGGAAAGACAACCAGTCAACCTACTATTATAGCTATTCCGTAAATGGACAGGATTCCGGCAGCTCCACAACCAGCGGCATGGCTTCATCCTGGAATGGCACCACCGGCAACGGTTGGCTTCCTTACCGGTTCTCCAGTGTGGTCAACCCGTCCGCGAAAATCATGCTGGCAGAGGAGCCGACCAAGACA
It includes:
- a CDS encoding prepilin-type N-terminal cleavage/methylation domain-containing protein, encoding MNRGHENLQTNRDLNLNRLAGRERARVVAGAFTLIELLVVIAIIAILAGLLLPALAKAKQKALKTQCLNDVKQISLGFLLYVDDYAGIMPADASRGAGWHTEDWIYWNGQPFANGQIAREIRTANSTNIFRCPMDKDNSGRKDNQSTYYYSYSVNGQDSGSSTTSGMASSWNGTTGNGWLPYRFSSVVNPSAKIMLAEEPTKTTPDEEPVGWTADVIVDGRWEPGTTVGASDTITVRHSGKGNIGFADGHSETEDALFAIQQSHIDPSY